The proteins below come from a single Mya arenaria isolate MELC-2E11 chromosome 8, ASM2691426v1 genomic window:
- the LOC128242180 gene encoding ATP-dependent RNA helicase ddx46-like isoform X1: MTSANNQVPAPRYREFQQGTFTTFMKYVPLMPGTQQHPQQEPPKPPSQFVQPPIPMVDPYHHQPMYLQSVSQKPQQQSQPFIPFATAPVRQQQPPDQQYEQFQSPRADSAPPVTSATYDLSALLALQSPLTASQGSNIAEAAWQLSSPGNIGLNMQSPAQRPKYSSLSQVLGATSRVLASTERDNTIGGDDDNSEQEQE, translated from the exons ATGACAAGCGCGAACAACCAGGTGCCAGCACCTCGGTACAGAGAGTTTCAGCAGGGGACTTTCACCACCTTCATGAAATACGTCCCGCTCATGCCGGGGACTCAGCAGCACCCCCAACAGGAGCCTCCAAAACCCCCATCGCAGTTCGTACAGCCACCCATCCCGATGGTAGATCCTTATCACCACCAGCCGATGTATCTTCAGTCCGTATCCCAGAAACCACAGCAACAGTCGCAGCCGTTTATCCCCTTTGCTACGGCTCCAGTTCGGCAGCAGCAGCCGCCCGATCAGCAGTATGAACAGTTCcag TCTCCCAGGGCAGACTCTGCACCACCTGTTACTTCTGCGACCTATGACCTCTCAGCCTTGCTGGCCTTGCAGTCTCCATTGACAGCCAGCCAAGGATCCAACATCGCTGAAGCTGCGTGGCAGCTTTCATCACCCGGCAACATCGGCCTCAACATGCAGTCACCTGCACAGAGGCCAAAATATAGCAGTCTTTCACAAGTGCTAGGTGCGACCAGCAGAGTGCTGGCTAGCACTGAACGTGATAACACAATCGGTGGTGACGACGACAACTCAGAACAGGAGCAGGAGTAG
- the LOC128242180 gene encoding rotatin-like isoform X2, whose protein sequence is MSPALWQLMLKELARALPILQSYASVNTVLGTSILAMLETKPSTSPSEITRGEKLRGTLRCMLSTDLKVRSEALKRLSWYLSNEEGGVRRLPIFSELNVTDLANLLIVNTPRSVDNDLGRSVFQVDVLRKVYEIFTSLSVDPGVKKSAVDQFAIILQERHAGIPPWLFIHSEKHRS, encoded by the exons ATGAGCCCAGCCTTATGGCAGTTAATGTTGAAAGAACTTGCCAGGGCACTTCCGATTTTGCAG TCCTATGCAAGTGTTAACACAGTGCTGGGAACCAGTATTCTAGCCATGCTCGAAACCAAACCCTCCACTTCCCCAAGTGAGATCACTCGAGGGGAGAAACTCCGGGGAACTCTGCGTTGTATGCTGTCTACAGACCTAAA GGTACGATCAGAGGCACTGAAGCGCTTATCCTGGTACCTATCTAACGAGGAAGGCGGTGTGCGTCGGTTACCCATATTTTCGGAGCTGAATGTTACAGACCTTGCAAATCTTCTGATAGTTAATACACCACGTTCAGTAGATAACGATTTAGGGCGGTCTGTGTTTCAG GTGGATGTGTTGCGGAAGGTGTATGAGATATTTACATCCCTCTCAGTTGATCCTGGGGTGAAAAAGTCTGCCGTGGACCAATTCGCCATTATACTGCAAG AGCGCCATGCAGGCATACCTCCCTGGTTGTTCATCCATTCTGAGAAGCATCGTTCGTAA
- the LOC128242172 gene encoding uncharacterized protein LOC128242172 → MVSKHTKSLKDSMSMASDLIHDFVCSPCQEDKLNTEAKHFCRDCSKYYCDKCLTFHSKIHKQHTVLGQKDVDKWLGQGDALISCDLHPQEIIKLLCEDHAEMCCHLCVSLNHRMCRSISLISDLAKGVYKMANFKQLPCKVAKVTTSLNQVREVKKKNQGSLKTSGKSMLTKITDLRKSLNQLLDELEKRTVKQMDSVLSDLDVTLQKDIDSCTLIHDQLKALMDTIQSQGKDDESSSYIGFRKCEEKMAKANSLLQEMSTKPELTATFKPDTRVTQLLSDMHSLGKLQCNQETLTGHQMSDMKSSEQIRPLHDISRVYTVKNKSTFNVKIKQDTDTCDILGITELPSGEIILVDNRNNRLKILNREYKVIAQYDVPQKPLDICHVTGNQVAVTVKCVNPVRHEVHFLTVTAGTIKMTRKFSVDHDCKSIRHHGNQLYVGSYTALYLYTTDGKQVKKMYEDTSRWQTVAQFAINQDGKRIYICNFYNDKIITIDNNGSILATLQDPDIVGPYGVQVSEGGHVFVSSCITNTVVQVDQEGRKKLATLVRNGEGINYPQAVWYSTHTGRLIVGGIQKDILVMKLQ, encoded by the exons atggtttcaaagCACACAAAGTCCTTGAAAGACTCGATGTCAATGGCATCTGATTTGATCCATGACTTTGTCTGCTCTCCATGTCAAGAAGACAAGCTTAATACTGAGGCCAAGCATTTCTGTAGGGACTGCTCAAAATACTACTGTGACAAATGCCTGACTTTTCACTCCAaaatccacaaacagcacacTGTGTTGGGCCAAAAGGATGTGGACAAGTGGCTGGGGCAGGGCGACGCCCTCATTTCATGTGACCTTCACCCTCAAGAGATCATTAAACTTCTGTGTGAGGACCATGCTGAGATGTGCTGCCACCTCTGTGTGTCCTTGAATCACAG GATGTGCAGAAGCATTAGCTTGATCTCAGACCTAGCTAAGGGTGTATACAAGATGGCCAATTTCAAGCAGCTTCCATGCAAGGTTGCTAAGGTAACAACAAGTCTAAACCAGGTCAGAGAGGTCAAAAAGAAGAACCAAGGCTCCTTGAAGACCTCTGGCAAATCCATGCTGACAAAGATCACGGACCTGAGGAAGTCACTGAACCAGCTGCTGGATGAGCTGGAGAAGAGGACAGTCAAACAGATGGACAGCGTCCTGTCTGACCTGGATGTCACACTTCAGAAGGACATTGACTCCTGCACACTCATACATGACCAGCTCAAGGCCTTGATGGACACCATCCAATCCCAGGGCAAGGACGATGAGTCAAGCTCCTACATTGGCTTCAGGAAGTGTGAAGAGAAGATGGCAAAAGCCAACAGCCTGCTCCAGGAGATGTCCACAAAACCTGAATTGACCGCCACTTTCAAGCCTGATACCAGAGTTACACAACTGCTGTCTGATATGCATTCATTAGGCAAGCTCCAGTGTAATCAGGAAACACTGACAGGCCATCAAATGTCTGACATGAAGTCTTCTGAGCAGATCAGGCCATTGCATGATATATCAAGGGTTTACAcagttaaaaacaaatcaacttTCAATGTGAAAATCAAGCAAGATACAGATACATGTGATATATTGGGTATTACAGAACTTCCATCAGGAGAGATTATTCTTGTAGATAACAGAAATAACagactgaaaatattgaacagGGAGTATAAGGTAATAGCCCAATATGATGTCCCTCAAAAGCCCCTGGACATCTGTCATGTGACTGGTAATCAGGTGGCTGTAACAGTAAAATGTGTTAATCCTGTCAGGCATGAGGTCCACTTTCTCACTGTGACAGCTGGCACCATCAAGATGACCAGGAAGTTCTCAGTTGATCATGACTGCAAGTCCATCAGGCACCATGGGAACCAGCTGTATGTGGGCTCCTATACAGCCCTGTACCTCTACACCACAGACGGCAAGCAAGTCAAGAAAATGTATGAAGACACATCAAGATGGCAGACGGTGGCTCAATTTGCTATAAACCAAGATGGCAAGAGGATATACATCTGTAACTTTTACAATGACAAGATCATTACAATTGACAACAATGGCAGCATTCTAGCCACACTGCAGGATCCAGACATTGTAGGGCCATATGGTGTACAAGTGAGTGAGGGTGGACATGTGTTTGTGAGTTCATGCATCACCAACACAGTGGTGCAGGTTGACCAGGAAGGCAGGAAGAAGCTGGCCACACTGGTCAGGAATGGAGAGGGCATCAACTATCCACAGGCAGTTTGGTACAGCACCCACACTGGCAGACTGATTGTGGGTGGAATACAAAAGGACATTCTGGTGATGAAACTCCAGTAG